The DNA region TCGATCTGTGATTAGGGCGCTGGTGGTAAACCGCTTCCGGGGAGATCCCTCCCTCTTCGACCAGGGGGTGATCTTCCTTAAGGAGATGAGCCGCCTGCCGGTCCTGGGGGTGCTGCCCCTCAGGGAGGACCTGTCGATCCCCGCGGAGGACAGCCTGAACCGCCGGGACTTCGGCTCCGGGGAGGTCCGGGTGGCGGTGGTGGCCCTGCCCAGGATGTCCAACTTCACCGACTTTGACGCCCTGGGGGAGGACCGGTGCCGGGTCACCTTCGCCGGGCACCCGTCGGAGATCCGGGGGGCCCACCTGGTGGTGATACCTGGAACCAAGACCACCCTGGAAGACCTGCGCTGGCTGAAGGCCAGGGGGTTCCCCAGGGCCATATTAGAGGAGCTTGGAAGGGGAGCCCTGGTGTGGGGGATCTGCGGGGGCTACCAGATGCTGGGTTTGTCCATCTCGGACCCCCTTGGCGTCGAAGGGGGGGGTGAGGAGGCCGGGCTTGGGCTGCTGCCGGTGAGGACCGTGTTCGAGGGGAGTAAGGTCCTGGGCCCCGCCCGGGCCCGGGTCATGGGGGGACACTGGCTGGACCGGATAGCCGGTGCCTTCGTGGAGGGCTACGAGATCCACGCGGGGCGGACCATTCTGGAGGATGGGATGGCGCCGTTGATTTTGGATGGGGGTATCCCCGACGGGGCCTTTGGGATGGACGGACGGGTCTTTGGGGCTTACCTTCACGGGCTGGCGGACGATCCGCTGTTTAGGCGGGCCCTGCTTAACCACGTGAGGTCCCTGTGGGGGCTTGAGTCCCTCCGGGGGGAGGCCATGAGCGGCCGGGCCATGAGGGACCGGCGGTACGACCGGCTGGCGGACTTCCTGGAGGAGAGGCTGGATGTGGGGAAGATAGAGGAGATGGTGTTCGGTGGCCAAGCGTAGGCTGCCCCTGGCGGAGAGCCAGGGGAACTTGAACTCCCTGGGGGAGGCCCTGGCCAGGGCGGGGGTCTCCCTGCCAACCCCGTCGGGGGACCCCCCGGAGGGCCGCCCCTCGGCGGAGGTTCCTGCCCAGGGGCCCAAGGGGGCGGTGTTGTCCCTCCGGCGCAAGGGGCTAAAGGGTCACGTGGGGACCTGCGTGTCCCTCCGGGGCCTGTCGGAGGACCAGGTCCAGGAGCTGTGCCGGGACTTGAAGCGGTCCCTGGGGTGCGGTGCCCGGGTGGAGGAGGGGGAGATCCTGATCCAGGGGGACCACCGGGAGAGGCTGAGGGAGATGCTGTCCCGGAGGGGGTTCCGGGTGTCCGGGGGGTGATGGGGTTGTCCCATTGGGTGGAGTTCTTTAAGGTGGACGGCAACGGCAACGACTTCCTGTTCGTGGACGATCTGGATGGGCGGCTCAGCTCTAGGTTTGACCTGCCGGAGCTGGCGGTGAGGGCCTGCGGCCGGAGGACCTCCGTGGGGGCCGATGGGCTCCTGGTTATGGGGTGGGACCGGGGGGCCTACAGGATGAGGATCTTCAACGCCGACGGGTCCGAGGCGGACATGTGCGGCAACGGTGCCCGGTGCTTCGCCATGATGCTGAGATGGTTGGGGCTGGAGGACCCGGAGATGGAGTTCCTCACCAACGTGGGTCCCGTGAGGGCCCATGTGCACCGGGACTCCACCGTGTCGCTCCACATGGGGTTCAACCCCTTCGGCGAGGGGGCCCTGTTCCGGGTGTCGGAGCGGGTTGGGGAGGTGGAGGCGGAGATGTGGTACCTCCACGTGGGGGTTCCCCACCTGGTGCTATGGGCGGACCGATGGGATCTGAGGGAGGACGGTTTCCGGTCCCTGGGGGCCCGATATAGGCACGATCCCCGGTTCCCCCGGGGGACCAACGTAAACTTCGTGAGCCCCTCGGAGGGGGGGCTCACGTGCATCACCTATGAGAGGGGGGTGGAGGACCTGACCCTCTCCTGCGGGACCGGGGCCTGTGCGGTGGCCGCCTCAGCGGTCATGAGGGGTATGGGGTCCCCGGTGAGGGTTGAGAGCCCGGGGGGCTACAACCTGGTTGAGGTGGGGCTGGAGGACCTGGGGGCCAGGTACCGGCTAAGGGGGCCCGTGCGGGTGTCCGCCCGGGGGGTCCTGTACGTGGGCTAGATGTTGCCGGTGAGGAGGCGCCGCAGGTCCTCCACGTGGTCCACCTGGCAGAGGAAGAGGAGCTCGTCACCCCCCTGGAGAACGAAGTCCGCCGGGGGGTTGTAGACCACCTTGCCCTTCCGGTCCACCGCCAGGGCCAGCATGTTGAAGTTGCGCCGCATGTTTGCCTGGGCCAGGGAGAGCCCCGCCACCAGGCTGTCGTCCGATATGGTCACCTTGTCGAACTCCAGGTTCAGCTTCCGGGTGGTGGAGAGCAGGTCCTGCATGGCCTCCGCCGCTTTGGGGCGCAGCGCCACGTTGGCCATGGTGAAGGCCCCCGCCACCAGGGGGTTGATCACCCTGTTGGCCCCCGCCCGGTAGAGGGCGTTGGATGACTGGGGGTCGTTGGCCCGGGCGATTATCTTAAGGTTCATGTTGAGGGCCCGGGCGCAGAGGACCACGTAGACGTTGTCCGGGTCGCTGCTCAGGGTGGCGATGAGCCCCCGGGCCCGGGTGATGCCCGCCTCCTCCAGTGCCCGCTCCTCGGTGGCGTTC from Thermanaerovibrio acidaminovorans DSM 6589 includes:
- a CDS encoding translation initiation factor; its protein translation is MAKRRLPLAESQGNLNSLGEALARAGVSLPTPSGDPPEGRPSAEVPAQGPKGAVLSLRRKGLKGHVGTCVSLRGLSEDQVQELCRDLKRSLGCGARVEEGEILIQGDHRERLREMLSRRGFRVSGG
- the dapF gene encoding diaminopimelate epimerase; its protein translation is MGLSHWVEFFKVDGNGNDFLFVDDLDGRLSSRFDLPELAVRACGRRTSVGADGLLVMGWDRGAYRMRIFNADGSEADMCGNGARCFAMMLRWLGLEDPEMEFLTNVGPVRAHVHRDSTVSLHMGFNPFGEGALFRVSERVGEVEAEMWYLHVGVPHLVLWADRWDLREDGFRSLGARYRHDPRFPRGTNVNFVSPSEGGLTCITYERGVEDLTLSCGTGACAVAASAVMRGMGSPVRVESPGGYNLVEVGLEDLGARYRLRGPVRVSARGVLYVG
- a CDS encoding potassium channel family protein, encoding MQNKCSGARRVAVIALILASLITVGVLEMRMDMGLSWVDSFFYTVTTLATVGFEAPPNLTDRGKVILVLLIIVGFGVMAYAIGEITRYFVEDRILTMLGRRRDRMLNTIRDHWIICGLGRVGTQIAETFASEGVPFVAIERGEQAMVSGVERGWLVVNRNATEERALEEAGITRARGLIATLSSDPDNVYVVLCARALNMNLKIIARANDPQSSNALYRAGANRVINPLVAGAFTMANVALRPKAAEAMQDLLSTTRKLNLEFDKVTISDDSLVAGLSLAQANMRRNFNMLALAVDRKGKVVYNPPADFVLQGGDELLFLCQVDHVEDLRRLLTGNI